CGATGCGGACCCGCGAGTCCGCTACCTCGAGTTCTGCCACAACGTCGCGGGCGCGACGTTCGAGGCGCTTTCTGCGGCGTCGCTCCGCGAGGTGGAGTCGGCGGCGATGGAGACGTACCTCACGCTCGCTGAGGTCGTCGAGGACCGCGACGACTTCTGTCTCACGATGCTGTGGAGCGTCACGAGCGAGCTCGCACTCCGCGCGGATCGCAGCGAACGGGTCGGCATCGTCGACAGGGCGGCCCGAGCGCTTCGCGAGCCGAACACGTCGACGGCGCTCAGCCCCGACGAGGCGCTTCGCGCGGCGATCGAAGAACTCGCAGCTGTCGGATTCGTCTCCGGGGACTCCGTCGCCGTCGGTGCCGGTCCGAACCGCTGGCGGGTGACGTTCGGCAACTACGCGCTCGCCGAGCGGACGGGTCGGCTGCCGACGCTTCCGGCGTCGATCACTCTCGGACGGCACCTCTCGGAGACGGAGTTCGCCTTTACCGCGGCGACGCCGGTCGGCGACGACCGCTGGCAGCTCACGCTCGAACTCGACGAGACGCCGAGGGGCCTCGTCTCGGTCGACGCGACCGACGACGAGCGGTTGTACGATACCGACGCCGGGTACTGATCTCGCGCCTCTCGTCGCTCGTTGCTTTTCTTTCGTCGCTCGTTTCTCACCGCTCGAGACCGTCGCCCGTGATGCCTTTCGGACCCCGCCGTCCGCAATCGTGAGACTCATCGGCACCCCCCGCCTTTCGGCTCGTATGGTCACTCAGCAGACAGACGGTACGGCCGACGGCGTCGGCGACGGAGACGCCTCCCCGACGTCCGCGGACGTCCTCGTCGTCGGCGGGGGCGTCGCCGGACTGACGGCGGCGACGTTCACCGCCCGCGCCGGACTCGACACGATCGTTGTCAATCTCGACGAGAGCATCCTCGCACGAAACGCCCACTTGGAGAACGTCCCCGGATTCCCCGGTGGCGTCAACGCTCGACAGTTTTTGGACCTGCTCGCCGAACAGGCCGAGGAGAACGGCGTCGAGCGGCAGTCCGGACGCGTCACCGCGGTCGAACGAGTCGAGGGCGGGTTCGAGGTGTTGGCGAGTACCGTCGATAGCGGATCCAGAACGTCGGACGGCCACTCGGATCGGTACGTCGCCGACGCCGTCATCGCCGCGTCGTGGTCGGACGTTTCCTACCTAGATGGCCTCGGCGTCGAGACCCGCGACGCGGGCTCGAAGGAGTACGTCGTCGTCGACGAGGTCGGCCGGACGAACGTCGAGGGCGTCTACGCGGCCGGCCGCGTGGCCGAGAAGTACCATCAGGCGGTCGTCGCCGCGGGCCACGGCGCGGAGGTCGGCCTGACGGTCGTCCACGACGCCGACGTCGCGTACTACCACGACTGGGTGACGCCGGAGGGCTACTTCACCGACCGCGGCCGGGAGGTTCCGCCGGGCTGCGAGGAGATCGACGCGGCCGAACGCGATCGCCGTCACGCCGCCTCTCGAAAACGGATGCGCGAGGCGTTTTCCGAGCCGCATCCCGAGCCGCAGCGAACGCACCCCAGCCTCGTCGACGACGAGTTGGGACGGCTTGACGAGTAGCGTCCGTCTCCACGATTCACGTCTTTCTCCCGAGTAGCGTTCGTCCCACCGGTCGACCGCGGCAGGTCGCAATCCTTGATCGACAGCTGCGCGTGTGCCGTCAATCGTGAACCGGCCGACTGCACGGACCCACCTTTCGGAGATCAGCGGTGAGTTTCACGCACACCCCGCAGTCGGATGGTTATACTGACCGTTCTTATGTATGAGTCTGCGAGTAACCCTTTTACCCTCATCAGCCCTTAAGTAAGGGAATGAGCGCCGGTTCGGAGTCACAACGGATCTCTTTCCACGTTGCGGAAGCCGTTGCGGCCGCAGAAGGCGTCTCCCCGATGGAGCTGACGCCGCTCGGAGAGGTCGTGGATACGGACGCCATCGAGGCGCTCTTCTCTAACCCGACGCTCACTACGCTCGAACTCCGCTTCGAGTACGAGGGATACACGGTTTTGATCGACGAGGAACGGACAGTCACCCTTCTCGACGAGTAGACTCTCTCAACGAGCAGACGGTAGTTCTCGACGGGGAGATGGCGATGACCGCTCTCGACGATCGAGTGGTCCCGCTCGAAGCACCCCGACGGAACGGGGCCTTTTACACCCGGGCCGACGAATCGTCGAGCGATGTTAGACGGGGTCAACGTCGCGCTCGGCGTCTCGGGCAGCATCGCGGCCGTGAAGGTCGTCGAGCTCGCCCACGAGCTGCGGCGGCAGGGTGCGGCAGTCCGCGGAGTGATGACCGAGAGCGCGCAGGGGATTATCCACCCGTGGGCCGTCGAGTTCGCGACCGAGAACGATGTCGTGACGGAACTGACCGGGCGCGTCGAACACGTCGAACTCTGCGGCCGCGAGGGGTGGGCCGACGTGCTGCTGCTCGCGCCCGCGACGGCGAACACGGTCGGCAAGATCGCCGGGGCCGTCGACGACACGCCCGTCACGACCTGCGCGACGACCGCGCTCGGCGCGGACCTCCCCGTCGTCGTCGCCCCCGCGATGCACGAGCCGATGTACGACCACCCGGGCGTCTTGGACGCGATCGACCGCGTCGAGTCGTGGGGAGTCGACTTCGTCGACCCGCGGATCGAGGAGGGAAAGGCGAAGATCGCGACCGAGGAGGCGATCGTGACGGCCGTCGCGCGGGCGACGACCGAGCCCACGCTCGCCGGTCGCCACGTCGTCGTGACCGCGGGATCGACCGCGGAGGCGATCGATCCCATTCGGATTCTCACGAACCGCGCCTCCGGGAAGACCGGCCGCGCGGTCGCCCGCGCCTGTCACGTCCGCGGTGCCGACGTCACGCTCGTTCACGACGGCGGCGACGTCCACTACGCCGACTCGGTGACCGTCGAGTCCGCCGCCGAGATGCGCGAGGCGGTGCTGGCGGCGCTCGGTGGCGGGGCCGGCGACGACGGCAGAAATAACGACAGCGGCGGGGATGGCGACGACAGCGGCGAGGGGGCAGACGCCGCGGCCGACGCGCTCGTCTCCGCGGCCGCGATCTCTGATTACACCGTCTCGGCGGCCGACGAGAAGCTCCGTTCCGGCGAGTCGCGCACGCTCGAACTCGAACCGACGCCGAAGCTTATCGACGACGTTCGCGAGGCACATCCGACGCTCCCAATCGTCGGCTTCAAGGCCGAGACCTCCGGCGACGACGAGGCGATGATCGAGGCGGCCCGCGGGATCTTATCGCGCTCCGATCTCGCGTTCGTCGTCGCCAACGACGCTTCGGTGATGGGCGACGACGAGACGTGGACCCTGTTCGTCGATAGCGACGACGCTTCGGAGTTCAGCGGCACGAAGACGGCGCTCGGCGGCGAGATCGCGGCGCGGCTCGCCGCGGTGCTCCGAGACTGAACGCGGGGCGTCTCACGTCGACTGGGGAGGCCGATCACTCCCGCGAGACCTCGGTAGCGTCGGCGATCACCTTGTAGACCAAGCCGATCAGGCCGGCGAGAACCGCGAGTGATCCGACGAGAACGCAGACCGCCGCCAACAGCCCTCCGACGAGTCCGGCACCACCACCGCGGAGCGCCCATCCCGACGCGAACCAACCGCCGAGCAGCGTTCCCGCGTAGCCGGCCAGTACGACCGCGTACAGCAGTACCATCTCCCGACCGAGCGCGTATGTGATCGACTCTCTGGCGGTAATCGCGGTCATCGTCGGTGTATTCCGTCGACGCGCTCTTAATTCGTCGGGGCGCTGATTCCATCTTCGATCCGAACTGGGGACCGTCGTCTCGGACCGTCGGAATTCTGTCGAGTCGGCGTCCCGCCGTTACTCGTCGCCCTCGTCGAGGCAGGTGTCGAACGCGCTGTAGGGGTTCGTGTACTCGTTTCGGATGATCTCCTCTTCGACGATCTCGAACCCCAGAGAGCTGAGCTCTCTGCCGATCCGGCTCAGGTCGTCGCTGTCGCGGCCGACGGCCGTGATGTGGACGTTCTCCTCGCCGGTCATGATCTCGCGAACCGAGATCACGCCCTCGACTTCGAGCGCGCTCTCGGCGAGTCGTTCGCGCTCGGGGATGGGAGCCGTACAGAAGATGATCGTGTAGAGCTGATACCCCATCTCCTCGTAGTCGACGTCGACGTGCGTTCCGCGGATGATGCCCGCCGATTCCAGCTTCGAGATCCGGTTTCTGACGGTGCTCGCCGAGACGCCCTTCGCGTCCGCGATGTCGCTACTTGAGGTGTGTCTGGCGTCTTTCTGGAGCGCGTAGACGATGTACCGATCGAGGTCGTCGAGGTCGACTGCGGCCATACACTGTGTGCCAATCGAACCCTAAATAGGTGTTGTGCTCGCGGACGGCGGGATCGGCGGCGTTCGATACGCCGGCAGGTTAGAACAAGCGCCGTTCGAGCGCGCGCGCGAGGCGGCCCCGTAACTCCGATTCCTGCTGGTGGACGACGAGCACCGGGCTGTCGGTCCCGGTGAGGTACGCGGCGATCGCGTCGTTCGTCCGTTCGGCCGCGCTGACGACGAGGAGATCCGCGTCCGAGAGGTCGTCGCTCGCGCCGTTTCGGAGGCTGTCGCCGAACGGAACGCAGCTTTCGACCGGCACGGAACAGAGCGCCGCGACCGCGGCGTGATAATCCCGAAGGGTCTTGCCCTCGATGTCGGAGGCGTCCCCGCGTCCCGCGTACGCGAGCCTGATCGATCCGCCCGCGGCCACCGCGATCGCGTCGGCGACGGCGATCTTCGCCGGATCGTACGGGCCCTCGTCTGAGAGGACGCCCACGACATCGCACTCGCCCAACCCGTTCGCGCCGGGGTTCAACAGGCTGACGTCGCAAGGGGCGTGGCGGAGTACCCACTCGACGTCGGAGCCGAAGAGCAGCCCGCGGAGTCCGGCGGGCGAGGCGGCCTCCTCCATCAAGAGCAGATCCGCTTCCTCGTGGTCGGCGTAGTTGACGATCGCGTGACGGACGTCGTGGCAGACGATCGTTCCGCTGCTGACGGGAACGTCGAACTCCGCGTCGAGCTCGCTCGTCTGCGCCTCGAACCGGACGTCGGCGGGCGATTCGGTTTCGGAAGCGTACGTCAGCGAGACCTGATCGGGGACTTGTTCGAACCGCGCGACGACGACCTCGCCGTCGTTCGCGCGGGCGACGGCCGCGGCGATCCGGACGAACCAGCGCTCCTCTTCCTTCGAGAGTTCGTGATCGAGGGCGACGAGCACGCGGTGGTCGCGCTCGACCACGTCGATCGTCTCCCGCGTCCGGTCGACGGCGTTGCGGCCGACCTGCCTGCGGACCGCGTCGACGGCCGCGCCCTCGCGGTCGACCCGGTTTCGACCGTACACGGCGAACCAGCCGACGCCCGCGGCGGTCAGCACCACCGCGCCGACGAGCGGCACGGTTCCCATCTGCGTCAACAGGACGAGGCCGCCGACCGCCCCGGCGACCTGCATCCACGGGTACAGCGGCGCGGTGTAGCTCGGCTCGTACTCTGCGCTGCCCTCG
This DNA window, taken from Halobellus sp. LT62, encodes the following:
- a CDS encoding FAD-dependent oxidoreductase — translated: MVTQQTDGTADGVGDGDASPTSADVLVVGGGVAGLTAATFTARAGLDTIVVNLDESILARNAHLENVPGFPGGVNARQFLDLLAEQAEENGVERQSGRVTAVERVEGGFEVLASTVDSGSRTSDGHSDRYVADAVIAASWSDVSYLDGLGVETRDAGSKEYVVVDEVGRTNVEGVYAAGRVAEKYHQAVVAAGHGAEVGLTVVHDADVAYYHDWVTPEGYFTDRGREVPPGCEEIDAAERDRRHAASRKRMREAFSEPHPEPQRTHPSLVDDELGRLDE
- the coaBC gene encoding bifunctional phosphopantothenoylcysteine decarboxylase/phosphopantothenate--cysteine ligase CoaBC; the protein is MLDGVNVALGVSGSIAAVKVVELAHELRRQGAAVRGVMTESAQGIIHPWAVEFATENDVVTELTGRVEHVELCGREGWADVLLLAPATANTVGKIAGAVDDTPVTTCATTALGADLPVVVAPAMHEPMYDHPGVLDAIDRVESWGVDFVDPRIEEGKAKIATEEAIVTAVARATTEPTLAGRHVVVTAGSTAEAIDPIRILTNRASGKTGRAVARACHVRGADVTLVHDGGDVHYADSVTVESAAEMREAVLAALGGGAGDDGRNNDSGGDGDDSGEGADAAADALVSAAAISDYTVSAADEKLRSGESRTLELEPTPKLIDDVREAHPTLPIVGFKAETSGDDEAMIEAARGILSRSDLAFVVANDASVMGDDETWTLFVDSDDASEFSGTKTALGGEIAARLAAVLRD
- a CDS encoding Lrp/AsnC family transcriptional regulator, whose translation is MAAVDLDDLDRYIVYALQKDARHTSSSDIADAKGVSASTVRNRISKLESAGIIRGTHVDVDYEEMGYQLYTIIFCTAPIPERERLAESALEVEGVISVREIMTGEENVHITAVGRDSDDLSRIGRELSSLGFEIVEEEIIRNEYTNPYSAFDTCLDEGDE
- a CDS encoding universal stress protein, with the translated sequence MTKELERDLGLYAVLAISIGAMVGSGIFILPALAVDIAGPAVILAYLLAGAIVLPAAVSKSEMATAMPEAGGTYLFIERGMGPLLGTVAGIGTWFALSFKGALALVGGVPYLLLLFDVPPSVTTPVALALAVLLVLVNLLGAKQTGRLQVGIVIVMLAALVWFVIGGVPSVRGSNYAPFFTGGAGGLLEATGLVFVSYAGVTKVASVAEEVSNPDRNIPIGILGSLVFTTILYALIVTVMIGVTDPVTIADSDTPMALAADATLGTAGVIAVVLAAILALVSTANAGILSSSRYPFAMARDDLVPDAMATISDRFGTPSNSITLTGVVLLLLIAFVPLLEIAKLASAFQILVFVLINLAVVAFREGSAEYEPSYTAPLYPWMQVAGAVGGLVLLTQMGTVPLVGAVVLTAAGVGWFAVYGRNRVDREGAAVDAVRRQVGRNAVDRTRETIDVVERDHRVLVALDHELSKEEERWFVRIAAAVARANDGEVVVARFEQVPDQVSLTYASETESPADVRFEAQTSELDAEFDVPVSSGTIVCHDVRHAIVNYADHEEADLLLMEEAASPAGLRGLLFGSDVEWVLRHAPCDVSLLNPGANGLGECDVVGVLSDEGPYDPAKIAVADAIAVAAGGSIRLAYAGRGDASDIEGKTLRDYHAAVAALCSVPVESCVPFGDSLRNGASDDLSDADLLVVSAAERTNDAIAAYLTGTDSPVLVVHQQESELRGRLARALERRLF
- a CDS encoding HalOD1 output domain-containing protein, yielding MSAGSESQRISFHVAEAVAAAEGVSPMELTPLGEVVDTDAIEALFSNPTLTTLELRFEYEGYTVLIDEERTVTLLDE
- a CDS encoding DUF7551 domain-containing protein, with protein sequence MVGATLRDISRHVDCLAAPDGPYAVVCGRTGCEPYPVAGHRFDDRDTAAEAADATTEYRATLRQYDPQVPFYEPLVHDLEDGPAGVATTADADPRVRYLEFCHNVAGATFEALSAASLREVESAAMETYLTLAEVVEDRDDFCLTMLWSVTSELALRADRSERVGIVDRAARALREPNTSTALSPDEALRAAIEELAAVGFVSGDSVAVGAGPNRWRVTFGNYALAERTGRLPTLPASITLGRHLSETEFAFTAATPVGDDRWQLTLELDETPRGLVSVDATDDERLYDTDAGY